The proteins below come from a single Chryseobacterium sp. MA9 genomic window:
- a CDS encoding F0F1 ATP synthase subunit epsilon produces the protein MNIKILTPEYVVFEGEVDSVLLPGKNGEFHIMKNHAGIVSSLIGGNVKLYANSIDEAFAKNFTKEAGKDSVFAYAIKSGVVEFNHDKGIILCE, from the coding sequence ATGAATATAAAAATTTTAACACCAGAATACGTAGTTTTTGAAGGAGAAGTAGACTCAGTATTGTTGCCTGGAAAAAATGGTGAATTTCACATCATGAAAAACCACGCGGGAATTGTTTCTTCTTTGATCGGAGGTAATGTAAAGCTTTATGCTAATTCTATTGATGAAGCTTTTGCTAAAAACTTTACCAAAGAAGCTGGAAAAGACTCTGTTTTTGCTTATGCTATCAAAAGCGGTGTTGTAGAATTTAATCATGATAAAGGTATTATCCTTTGTGAATAA
- the atpD gene encoding F0F1 ATP synthase subunit beta codes for MANQIKGKISQIIGPVIDVVFTDVEAVPAIYDALEITKENGEKVVLEVEQHIGEDTVRCIAMDATDGLKRGQDVIGYGNPIMMPIGEAVNGRLFNVVGDAIDGLQDISKEGGLPIHRPAPKFDQLSTSAEVLFTGIKVIDLVEPYAKGGKIGLFGGAGVGKTVLIQELINNIAKGHGGLSVFAGVGERTREGNDLLREMLESGIIKYGDDFMHSMENGGWDLSKVDLEAMKDSKAAFVFGQMNEPPGARARVALSGLTLAEYYRDGGESGQGRDVLFFVDNIFRFTQAGSEVSALLGRMPSAVGYQPTLASEMGAMQERITSTKNGSITSVQAVYVPADDLTDPAPATTFAHLDATTVLDRKIASLGIYPAVDPLASTSRILAPEVIGQEHYDCAQRVKEILQRYKALQDIIAILGMEELSEEDKSVVYRARKVQRFLSQPFHVAEQFTGIPGSLVDIKDTIKGFTMIMDGELDHLPEAAFNLKGTIEEAIEAGQKMLAENA; via the coding sequence ATGGCAAACCAAATTAAAGGTAAAATTTCTCAAATTATTGGTCCGGTAATCGACGTTGTCTTCACAGATGTGGAAGCTGTTCCAGCAATCTATGACGCGTTAGAAATTACAAAAGAAAACGGTGAAAAAGTAGTTTTAGAGGTAGAACAACATATTGGCGAAGATACAGTAAGATGTATCGCAATGGACGCTACTGACGGTCTTAAAAGAGGGCAGGACGTAATTGGATACGGAAATCCTATTATGATGCCAATTGGAGAGGCTGTAAACGGAAGACTATTCAACGTTGTTGGTGATGCTATCGACGGACTTCAAGATATTTCTAAGGAAGGTGGTCTACCAATTCACAGACCAGCTCCAAAATTTGATCAACTTTCAACTTCTGCAGAAGTTTTATTTACAGGTATTAAAGTAATCGACTTAGTTGAGCCTTATGCAAAAGGAGGTAAAATTGGTTTGTTCGGTGGTGCCGGTGTAGGTAAAACAGTATTGATCCAGGAGTTGATTAACAATATTGCAAAAGGACACGGAGGTCTTTCTGTATTCGCCGGAGTAGGTGAAAGAACGAGAGAAGGAAATGACCTTTTAAGAGAGATGTTGGAATCAGGTATTATCAAGTATGGTGATGATTTCATGCACTCTATGGAAAACGGAGGTTGGGACCTTTCTAAAGTAGACTTAGAAGCTATGAAAGATTCTAAAGCTGCATTCGTTTTCGGACAAATGAACGAGCCGCCAGGTGCAAGAGCTAGAGTAGCACTTTCTGGTCTTACATTAGCTGAGTACTACAGAGACGGTGGAGAAAGCGGACAAGGTAGAGATGTACTTTTCTTCGTAGATAACATCTTCCGTTTTACACAGGCTGGTTCTGAGGTATCTGCACTTCTTGGTCGTATGCCATCAGCGGTAGGTTACCAACCAACTCTTGCTTCTGAAATGGGTGCGATGCAGGAAAGAATTACTTCAACTAAAAATGGTTCAATTACTTCAGTACAGGCGGTATACGTACCTGCGGATGACTTAACTGACCCGGCTCCTGCAACTACGTTTGCTCACTTGGATGCAACTACGGTACTTGACAGAAAGATTGCTTCATTAGGTATTTACCCAGCGGTAGATCCATTAGCTTCTACTTCAAGAATCCTTGCTCCGGAAGTTATCGGTCAGGAACACTATGACTGTGCTCAAAGAGTAAAAGAAATTCTTCAAAGATACAAAGCTCTTCAGGATATCATCGCAATCCTTGGTATGGAAGAACTTTCTGAAGAAGATAAATCTGTTGTATACCGTGCAAGAAAAGTTCAGAGATTCTTATCTCAGCCTTTCCACGTAGCAGAACAGTTTACAGGTATCCCAGGATCTCTAGTAGACATCAAAGATACAATCAAAGGATTTACTATGATTATGGATGGTGAATTAGATCACTTACCAGAAGCTGCTTTCAACCTGAAAGGAACTATCGAAGAAGCTATCGAAGCAGGACAAAAAATGTTAGCTGAAAACGCTTAA
- a CDS encoding bifunctional riboflavin kinase/FAD synthetase, with the protein MKVFKNFTDYSSQKPLALSLGMFDGVHLGHKSIIDELTKVGTENNMETAILTFWPHPRFVFNPNKDLKLLNTLEEKKQLVEKYGIDNLFLKEFDEEFRNLTGEEFVRQILIDKLNVKYLIIGYDHSFGKNKSGNFELLQKLSKELDFDVEQMEAINIHENNISSTKVRNALLTGNIKEANEMLGYSYSVSGTVVHGKKIGRTIGYPTANIDTESIKLLPKKGAYIVEVFVKGNLYKGMLSVGTNPTVNGEKLTVEVYILDFDGDIYDEEITVNFRDFLHDEIKFEGLEKLIERLDEDKKLTQEYDFKE; encoded by the coding sequence TTGAAAGTTTTCAAGAATTTTACAGATTATTCCTCACAGAAGCCTTTAGCATTGTCTTTAGGAATGTTTGACGGGGTACATCTCGGGCACAAGAGTATTATTGATGAACTGACTAAAGTAGGTACAGAGAACAATATGGAAACTGCTATCCTTACTTTCTGGCCGCATCCAAGGTTTGTTTTTAATCCCAATAAAGATTTAAAACTTCTGAATACATTAGAAGAAAAGAAACAGCTGGTTGAAAAGTATGGTATTGATAATCTGTTCCTGAAGGAGTTTGATGAAGAATTCAGAAACTTAACCGGAGAAGAGTTTGTGCGCCAGATTTTAATTGATAAACTCAACGTTAAATACCTTATTATAGGATACGACCATTCTTTCGGAAAAAATAAAAGTGGAAATTTTGAACTTCTTCAAAAATTATCCAAGGAGCTTGATTTTGATGTTGAACAAATGGAAGCGATCAATATTCACGAAAACAATATCAGTTCTACGAAAGTACGTAATGCACTTTTAACAGGAAATATTAAGGAGGCCAACGAAATGCTGGGATACTCCTACTCTGTTTCAGGAACGGTAGTTCATGGGAAGAAGATCGGAAGAACAATTGGCTATCCAACGGCCAATATTGATACGGAATCCATTAAGCTTTTGCCTAAAAAAGGAGCTTATATTGTAGAAGTATTCGTAAAAGGCAACCTATATAAAGGAATGCTGAGTGTTGGAACCAACCCTACAGTAAATGGAGAGAAACTCACTGTGGAAGTTTATATCCTTGATTTTGATGGAGATATTTATGATGAAGAAATTACGGTAAACTTCAGAGATTTTCTTCATGATGAAATCAAATTTGAAGGTCTTGAAAAACTGATTGAAAGACTGGATGAGGATAAAAAATTAACACAGGAGTATGATTTCAAGGAGTAA